In Silvanigrella paludirubra, one DNA window encodes the following:
- a CDS encoding AzlD domain-containing protein — protein sequence MSLTELLILVCVITIITFLFRFTPFILPKNVIQSPLVLNFGKKLPSGIMIILFLYSTGLSEEHVNQKFITASFLAAIPVTLIYVWKKNAVFSILSGVIFFYIFLI from the coding sequence ATGTCATTAACTGAACTCTTAATTCTTGTTTGTGTTATTACTATAATTACTTTTTTATTTAGATTTACTCCTTTTATTTTGCCCAAAAACGTAATTCAAAGTCCACTTGTCTTAAATTTTGGAAAAAAACTTCCCTCTGGAATTATGATCATCTTATTTTTATATTCTACGGGATTATCAGAAGAACATGTAAATCAAAAATTTATAACAGCTAGTTTTTTAGCTGCTATTCCTGTTACATTAATTTATGTTTGGAAAAAAAACGCAGTTTTTTCTATTTTATCTGGTGTGATCTTTTTTTATATTTTTTTAATATAA
- a CDS encoding S1 family peptidase produces MKSGMIFFFNSLLIFLTFSCNKSANNSNSFKSYSGPAQCNMSKSSSISEMIIGGEPANGSSVPSGNNTVAILLYINSNKTILCSGTIVASNLILTAGHCFDDIESDNISPGKVVFSNSYSPATSSNSSEISCWQRPPNYRPCSADNSYNCVLNDITWVKINGTIKSGYSPVSILANPQNILATESKWMLGFGDNSDNGSNSGFKNVVESTSSSSNPDTTPNGAIETFNNQTFSNAFQNYLTVIGPNSGKGTCEGDSGGPVYVKRDSNNYVLAALTQGSNSLLSPHPTTTSPPYSFDTSKYASCSDGYGVYTTVGNYVNWIQSTSGVSLSLY; encoded by the coding sequence ATGAAATCTGGAATGATATTTTTTTTTAATAGTTTACTTATTTTTTTAACATTTTCTTGTAATAAATCAGCTAATAATAGTAATTCTTTTAAGTCCTATTCGGGACCAGCACAATGTAATATGAGTAAAAGTTCTTCTATTTCTGAAATGATAATTGGTGGAGAACCCGCAAATGGAAGTTCTGTTCCTTCTGGTAATAATACAGTAGCCATTTTACTTTATATCAACTCAAATAAAACAATTTTATGCTCAGGAACCATAGTTGCAAGTAATTTAATTTTAACTGCAGGTCATTGTTTTGATGATATTGAGTCGGATAATATCTCGCCAGGAAAGGTTGTATTTTCAAACTCCTATTCTCCTGCTACTTCTTCAAATTCATCAGAAATAAGTTGCTGGCAAAGGCCTCCTAATTATAGACCTTGTTCCGCAGATAATTCATACAATTGTGTTTTAAATGATATTACTTGGGTTAAAATAAATGGCACTATCAAAAGTGGCTATAGTCCTGTTTCTATATTAGCAAACCCGCAAAATATATTAGCAACTGAATCTAAATGGATGCTTGGTTTTGGTGATAATAGTGATAATGGATCAAATTCAGGTTTTAAAAATGTGGTTGAATCCACTTCATCTTCCTCCAATCCAGACACAACACCAAACGGTGCTATTGAAACCTTTAACAACCAAACTTTTTCAAATGCATTTCAAAATTATCTGACAGTCATTGGTCCAAATTCTGGTAAAGGAACATGTGAAGGGGATTCAGGAGGGCCTGTTTATGTTAAAAGAGATTCTAATAATTATGTATTAGCTGCATTAACTCAAGGATCGAATTCGTTACTTTCCCCTCACCCTACAACAACTTCTCCGCCCTATTCTTTTGATACTTCAAAATATGCGTCCTGCTCGGATGGGTATGGAGTTTATACTACGGTAGGAAATTATGTAAATTGGATACAATCTACAAGTGGAGTTTCGCTTTCATTATATTAA
- a CDS encoding efflux transporter outer membrane subunit, which yields MNNQNLKFIIFLFLISFSVFSCAVGPDYNPISIELPENYKETINEKWKMAEPNDESQKGKWWTVFEDPILNDLEEQIEISNQNIASSLAQYEQAQALLGQAESNYLPTINASGGVTRQRQSATSSFSASESTNYNTSLNASWIPDLWGNTRRTVEANKASVQASAAQLENVKLTAQASLAQYYFQLRMVDNDQKILENIAENNKKLLDILELQKGAGTVSLTDYNLIATQLEQAQTQAVDNKILRAQYEHAIATLLGKVPAQFSLEMKLSKLTAPNIPLVLPSKLLERRPDIAQAERLVAQANAQIGIAVSAYFPNLNLSASSGYSKTSYIDLFSFPALFWSLGASLTETIFDGGLREQKIKAAKANYQSIAAQYKQTVLVAFQNLEDNLAAYKHYKAEEDYQINATNNAKLTEKIINQGYEIGTKTYSDLLNSQITLYNLQKNLNDINGKRILNTVNIIASLGGTWDNNK from the coding sequence ATGAACAACCAAAATCTTAAATTTATTATTTTTTTATTCCTAATATCATTTTCTGTATTTTCATGTGCTGTTGGACCTGACTACAATCCAATTTCAATTGAACTTCCAGAAAATTATAAAGAAACAATAAACGAAAAATGGAAAATGGCCGAACCAAACGATGAATCCCAAAAAGGAAAATGGTGGACGGTATTTGAGGATCCAATCTTAAACGACCTTGAAGAACAGATTGAAATTTCTAACCAAAATATAGCTTCCTCATTAGCACAATACGAACAAGCACAAGCCTTGCTAGGCCAAGCTGAATCAAATTATTTGCCGACCATAAATGCTTCAGGAGGAGTAACAAGACAAAGACAAAGCGCAACTTCATCTTTTTCTGCCTCGGAATCTACAAATTATAATACATCCTTAAATGCATCTTGGATTCCCGATTTATGGGGAAATACAAGAAGAACAGTTGAAGCAAATAAAGCAAGCGTTCAAGCAAGTGCCGCTCAGCTTGAAAATGTTAAGTTAACAGCTCAAGCATCTTTAGCACAATATTATTTCCAATTGAGAATGGTAGATAATGATCAAAAAATCTTAGAAAATATAGCTGAAAATAATAAAAAGCTTTTAGATATCTTAGAACTACAAAAAGGGGCTGGGACTGTTTCTTTAACGGATTATAATTTAATCGCAACACAGTTAGAACAAGCTCAAACCCAAGCAGTAGATAATAAAATTTTAAGAGCTCAATACGAACATGCCATTGCAACTTTATTAGGAAAAGTACCTGCTCAATTTTCTTTAGAAATGAAATTATCTAAGCTAACAGCTCCCAATATCCCTTTGGTACTTCCTTCAAAATTATTAGAAAGACGACCAGATATTGCTCAAGCAGAAAGACTTGTTGCTCAAGCAAATGCTCAAATTGGAATAGCTGTTTCAGCCTATTTTCCAAATTTAAATTTATCAGCAAGTTCTGGTTATTCAAAAACTTCTTATATAGATTTATTTTCATTTCCTGCTTTATTTTGGTCTTTGGGAGCCTCACTAACAGAAACTATTTTTGATGGTGGACTAAGGGAACAAAAAATCAAAGCGGCAAAAGCAAATTATCAATCTATCGCGGCACAATATAAACAAACTGTCCTTGTTGCCTTTCAAAACTTGGAAGATAATCTTGCCGCATATAAACATTATAAAGCAGAAGAAGACTACCAAATAAATGCTACAAATAATGCTAAGTTAACAGAAAAAATTATCAATCAAGGATATGAAATTGGCACAAAAACATATTCTGATTTATTAAATTCACAAATAACTTTATATAATTTACAAAAAAATTTAAATGATATAAATGGAAAAAGAATATTAAACACAGTAAATATAATAGCTTCTTTAGGCGGCACTTGGGATAATAATAAATAA